The Montipora capricornis isolate CH-2021 chromosome 3, ASM3666992v2, whole genome shotgun sequence genome includes the window tcccAGCGCCAAGGAAAATGTGATACTGTTCGCGGGAAATAACCTGTTCTTAAACATAAATTTATCCGGGAAAGGGTTTACTCAAGGAATTATTGGAGATTGCACGAAGCTCTCCTTGATGAGATCATGCGGGCGATTAAAAGGAGCCaggaaattttaatttgatgCTTCGAACGCGAATTGCACCAATAAATTGAATGAGAGGAGTTTTAGCCTAGCGATCCCTGAAAACGATCTCGCAATACAACCGAATTAAATTTATTACTGAAACCTTGAACCAACCCCGCTTTGTGTTGGAAGCGCTTTGGAAGCGTTGTTGGAAGCAAGGAATAATAGGTGCGAATGGACAAACCTGGGCACGAGTGTTTGCCGAGAAAAACTGGGTCGAGTAAAAAAGGCGGTCATTTCCAAAATGGAGTCTACATCAGATGACGCAGAACCCTCTTTCACCATTGtaaacaaacaacttcaagatgTTGTACGCTTTCAGCACACGGTCATAGCTAAGATGAAAGCTAAGGTAAGTGACCAGTGGAGGTAACTTCTCTTTATTCGATTCCTGAAAAAAGTTACAATGGCGCAATTTCACGAAACTTTGAATTCTTGTTTCATGAAGCGTTTTGAATTTGTGATCCCTTTTTATAGGGCTTCACAGAAATTATACAGCTCTTTTGCTGTCATCAGGGAATTAGGGAGAGGTGGTATTAAACTATTTGTAAATTTACAGATGTCAAGAACAGATGACCGTGTATCGCGGGATGAGTACGACAAATTGGCCAGGGAGCTTGAAGTATATTTatctttttgtttcattactCCTCACCTCCATTCTCCTTTAACGTAATAAGTTACTTACTgtgaccgcgcaccggtggctcagttggttgagcatcgggctgccatgctggaggttgtgagttcgactccggccggaacacacatccgcaaatggttaaaaCTTTCAGGTGTTCtcgtctcacagcccttcaatgttcacaacccagtggggaCGTAagagaacccacacactattcgtaaagagtagggcatggagctccaggtgttgtggtcaggcctcatatCATTCATTACCATTACATTAACATTACCATTACGTTCCAATCAGACAGTGACTTGAAAAAGTTGCGCTTCTGTCAGACTTGTGGTGATGCTATATTTAAGTTAAAACTCTCATTGGTCAGTGGGTCAATAGCTGtgggtaaccggtcgtttcgatcgaagttCGTTTTgatcgaaaccaaaagtcagttcgatcgaaggcaagagtcagttcgatcgaagagtaaatgtttatgaaaactacagttttgcaagcgtataggtaataaaagttcttgtgttgtttaatgTTTGCGCGAAGTAATATGCGTGACGCGGAAACGCGGTGTTCAATTGATTTCCTTTGTTGCCGGCGTTTCTTTCTCGGCGTTCCTGATCGGCAATGCTCAATTAGCTATTTGCTATAACGTGCGTACACTGAAACACGGGGTTTAAGATTTTATTACCATGATGAAACGAACAAGTATTGTCACTTTCAATGAGAACCGAGCGAAAAGAGATTAAACGCTGTTGAAAACACTTGCGTTTGGAACAGAATCCGTGGATTATCATAGATTCTCATGGTTGCAAATCTTTTGCACACAAGACAGATCCGCACGCCAAAATAGTCTAGAGCCTTGGCGTTTAGCGATATACCAAATATGGAAACAGACGGCTGGCGGTCATGTTCCTTGAAGACCAAGGTTCAAGAATGTGTTTTCCACAACTCCGAAGTTAACTGTAtcaggaaatatttttaaacagatttgataaatagtaagttcaatacactaagcaatagttacagtcttcgatcgaactgactcttgtcttcgatcgaatcgactttagtcgatcgaaacgaccttcgatcgaaacaactttcgatcgaactgacttgcatTCATAGCTGTGTATGGAAACACTGCTGTgatatcacacgaattttggttggttatgtattgtcagacacATGTTTTGactggctggtaggaaatatgagcgtgtatcaagaaaatctgtttcaatcgaCTGTGTctcaggtttgcataactgttgagaattctcccaactctctGGActctctattgcttttataaaatattcctcaaagataatttcgacaaatgaaggaaaatgctggttttttacttcttgattgaaacagattttcttgatgcacgctcatatttcctaccagccaatcaaaacatgtgtctgacaatacataaccaatcaaaatttgtgtgatgtcacagccgtgtttttatacacagctattgaccaatgagagtgtacgtactatcctaattattttaaaaataaatttaggtAATGTACTGTATCTCGTAGCTCTTTGGGTACTTCAGACACCAACCCCTTGATTTAGTTGAACTCAATTTTCTTTAGAAGAATCCTTACCCTCTAAGATGGAAAATGGAAGCAATATTTAGTGCTTACAAATTAATGCACTAAAAGTGCCTAAAAGTGTGTTAATGTGATTGGCACTTTAATAGCTCTCGTAACATATGGTGTGATTGTCTTGATACccaaggcaaaaacaaaagactaaacaagtGAAGCCATTTCTTTGACTTAAGTTATAGTACATGTACCAAACAATAGCTGCTACATTACTGCTTAATAAGCAGTAATATTTAGTATAGTGCTTACAGTTGCACAATACTTATAAAAAAGCACTTTTTAATCCTGTTGTAGGAGGAGAAACTAAATCATGTACGAACAAAGGCCAAACTAGCCAGTGAGAGTGAAAAGTTACAGTTTGCTCTTGGagaaattgatattttaaaCAAGCAAATTCAGAGAGAAAAGacaacttttgaaaatgtgtaaGTACATTATTTTGAGTGCTTCAGTAGTCTCTTCTAGGTAATGTGTATGGCCTGTCTGCACCCACCGCTTTCTTTATGAAATTAATACCTTTTCCATTGAACCCGCATCAAATTAGTTGATAAAGTATAAAAAGTGAAAATATAAAATGAACCATTATAGGGAGACTTAAAAGGTGATTTTTCAAGCTTTAGCTCTTTGTTATAAGTACCGATAGGTGTCAAAGAAAAGCTGATTTATTAAAGTGTTGCGGTACCCTGATAGACCATGCAGTGAGACTTCAGTCTGGTTGGTGAACGAGACATTTTCTCAGGGGGTGTCAGTgcttgaacttgaaaaaaaatccagattgtccctgtttcaaaagcttGGCAACCAAACCCATGAATTAGGTTGCCCTGATAAATCCTTGGTTGCCCACTCGGAAACCCCCAACTATCAACTGCAGTCTGTGTTGAGATGCAATCTCATAGCTTATCATGGAGCTTGAGTATCCCGTAGTTCTTAGTGTGTGCCTGTGGTTTTTGTGCAAGTCTGAGTTTAAGTTCACCATTGCCTACATGTTTGTGATTTTCCTATCCGACAATGGGACGACCGGACGACAGCTAATTTTGAGCACTGCTGGTGTTTATTTTTCATCCCCTGGATGTTTAATGCAAGGTGCATCTGTGGTGTTACTGTATGTACCCCCCATAGTGGTACAATTCATAGGGAAGGGACCTTCCAAGATGTTGAGCAGTGTTGCTTTTAATTGTCACACCCTTAGTTGTGCCCTGTTCACTCCAACTACTGTGAATAAAcatcaatgaaagaaatgtgtcTTTGATTAATAACACGTGCGGGTTACAGACGAAAGGTTGAATTaagtgatccttgcagttatctggataattttaagcaaatgtcttttgtagacacctgaaaaattcaacaggattcaaacccatgacctctgcgatgctggtgcaatgctctaccaactgagatactatgaagccacacagttgggagcagatcAATTTTTTGGGCTCATCTCTTCCCATGAAAGGAATGTGATCAATCTTTTCACTGAAACACATTCATGAGCCCAATAAAAAACTGTGTGGCTTCAAAGCTCCGTTGGTCTAGAGCATTGCAttggcatcacagaggtcatggggtGGAATCCCATCAAAGccgcctgaaattttcaggtgtctatgaaAGATAATTGACTTaatgcttaaattgttcaga containing:
- the LOC138041311 gene encoding spermatogenesis-associated protein 24-like, yielding MESTSDDAEPSFTIVNKQLQDVVRFQHTVIAKMKAKMSRTDDRVSRDEYDKLARELEEEKLNHVRTKAKLASESEKLQFALGEIDILNKQIQREKTTFENVYGQVKSKALEENQEKKQFQTKCQAMEELCSKQDDILTTKDAKIKELRTRLVRQKQVHQQQLSDLDIHRQQEQYINYSTQKIQENPKRTRLKRVSFR